AATCATGGAACCCACGTTACCTACAATGGTGGCAAAAATCAAGACTCCGATAAGATAATCGAACACCACAAACACATATTCCTCGTCCCGTACCGGTGGTGGCATCTCACCGATGGTGGTGAGAGTCAGCGTGGACCAGTAGAAGCAGTATATGTAGCTCTGCCTCAGAGCTCCTTCTTCTGTGGATGAGATGTTGGGATAAACCCACTCATCTGACCCAAAACCTAGAGACTTCGAGATGGCGTAGAAGATGCAGGCGTTCCAGTGGATGATAACCAGAATGTAGAGAACCAGGTTCCATATGCGGAAGATGTTTGGGTAGTTGGTTCTCGTCTCCGTCCGATTAAAGAACTCGAACATACGAGAGAAACGCAAGAGGCGATTGAAGCGTAGCTGTGGTGTATTGATGCCTAAGATGATGTACGCCAGGTCCGTGGGGAGAATGGAGATAATGTCCagtttgaactgaaatgtgtgAATGTAGCTGTCTCTAAGTTTTGCCAAGTCCTTCACCAGAAGTCCTTGCTCCAGGTAACCTGGGAGGGCATACAATGCTTTATAAGAGGCAATTCTAGAAtacaaagaatataaaaatcTGCAAGTTGTTTCCAAGATGTTGAAGGACCAAATGAAGGACCAAATGAAGgaccaaaaaaaatgcatgctggttaggtatgtttcgAAGCATGGCTGCTGGTTTTTAGCTGGTCATGTGCCCGTCTTAAGCTTCTTAACAgaatttcatttgtgtttcatgCATTTCTATAGCTCATACAATCGAGCATGGCACTAGCAGCACTAAGGTTATGTGTTCATTTCCCAGTGAATGCAAAACATTATCTGAAACCTGATTTCCTAAATAACGTTTCATTAGTGAAGGCACTAAATGAATCTAATCATTGGGATCATGTGTGGTTATATAAATCAggaattttatgtgtgtgtatacctgTCCTTAGCCGCATACATGAATCCAGTATATAGACAAAGTCACACAAATAGTCCAACACCAGCCAGACAACAGGATTCTCACTCTGCAGCTGATCAAAACATGCTCTGTACAGACagaggaagaaggagaaagaatGTGAGAATAATAACAACTAAGACAACCAGCACACACACTTCTGTACAGTTAGTCAAGCAGGGGTCTCGGAGGGCTGTTCTGTTTGTGTAAGACTGACAGGCGTAACGAAAGAGCCTTGCAACATTGTAGCAATTAGTTacgccaaaaaaaacaaacatgctaaCACAGGGGACTGTGCTCTCCTTAAGGTTTATTAAGTGCACATTAACAAAGGGTAATGATGAATATGTAATGGAGAACGACTAGGTAAAAAAAGTCAAACCTTGCCACAAGCAGTACCCAGTTATAAAGAACAGCAGCTGCGATGAAGAACAGCCAGTAGTAGTAAATATCATCAGAGGGAGAAACTATAAATGTCTCCCATTGCTTCCTGTCAAACAAcacaaatttgtaaaaaaattatcacaTTTATTCCCACTGTATGCcaattatttgcttttaatttccATTTGTTATTGCATTGCAGGGTATCTGTGTCACAGCTGTAATATTACTTTGtgtttccttttgtgtttccatTGGCGTCTGGTGGGTTGTTGCTCCTTCGACTGGGTGGAGCTCGTACTTCAGGTCCCCGGAATCTCTCTAGGAAGGAATCGGGTCTTTCTTCCTCCTCTATCAGACTCCTGTGTGCCCAGTCTCTCAGAGTCACCACCAGACTAACCAACCTGGCAACACGAGTGAGAAAGCTGTTATTCAGATACACGTGAgaatgtgtatgtgcatgtttgtATGGATGCTGAACCTGGACAGGGCCCCTCTTCCTCTGAAGGAGTTTCTGGACGGTGCATCCTGAGGCTCTAGGGCTGCTACTCGCTGCAGCTCAGATGAGGTGTCGTCACACGCAGACTGAGACCTGAGAGAATAGTGggaaacaaacagacaaataatTAAACGTGTTTACAGTGGATTCACAATATATTAAGACAATGTCAAGTTATTGTCTCTTAAAAGAAAGAGCCGACTCTGGATCACTGAaacgattcattttttaaaattgaatcccaagctgttttatgttgacgtcaaagtaaaaaaactgcatattgcCTGCCCACTTGTCAGTCTTTTAAAAGcatgagaaaatgaaagtgttttttttttactttgcatgcGTGCATTGTAAACCTGTTGTTTTGAACCCATAATTGCAGtactttaatattattcaaagtcagtaaaacagaacaacaagaaaaaagcaATAGGTTTAACgtacaataaaaatcaaatgtttggggCAATGCTAAAATAAGTCTCTCAGtttagaaatacagtaaagtcagtaatattgtgaaatattatttaaaattaaaataaccacatttaaaaaaaaatgcaactgttTGCCAGTAACTGTAGATTTATATTAATCAGATTTATTAGCAACAGTTTGTTCAAATATGAATGATCATTAAAC
This genomic interval from Puntigrus tetrazona isolate hp1 chromosome 5, ASM1883169v1, whole genome shotgun sequence contains the following:
- the cnga2b gene encoding cyclic nucleotide gated channel subunit alpha 2b; translated protein: MTRQSAAEGSPCSHRLSVQTQEDEQDRAESVFSRSQSACDDTSSELQRVAALEPQDAPSRNSFRGRGALSRLVSLVVTLRDWAHRSLIEEEERPDSFLERFRGPEVRAPPSRRSNNPPDANGNTKGNTKKQWETFIVSPSDDIYYYWLFFIAAAVLYNWVLLVARACFDQLQSENPVVWLVLDYLCDFVYILDSCMRLRTGYLEQGLLVKDLAKLRDSYIHTFQFKLDIISILPTDLAYIILGINTPQLRFNRLLRFSRMFEFFNRTETRTNYPNIFRIWNLVLYILVIIHWNACIFYAISKSLGFGSDEWVYPNISSTEEGALRQSYIYCFYWSTLTLTTIGEMPPPVRDEEYVFVVFDYLIGVLIFATIVGNVGSMISNMNATRAEFQARIDAIKHYMHFRKVSRHLETRVIKWFDYLWTNQKAVDEQEVLKNLPDKLRAEIAINVHLSTLKKVRIFQDCEAGLLVELVLKLRPQVYSPGDYICRKGDIGKEMYIIKEGKLAVVADDGVTQFALLTAGGCFGEISILNIQGSKMGNRRTANIRSIGYSDLFCLSKDDLMEAVTEYPDAQKVLEERGREILRKQGLLDESTAQGGLLVMDTDEKVERLEGSLDVLQARFARLLGEFTATQSKLKQRITALERQLCHTGLGLVSDQDMDSESNGNTPRANSTT